One Osmerus mordax isolate fOsmMor3 chromosome 16, fOsmMor3.pri, whole genome shotgun sequence genomic window carries:
- the scg2b gene encoding secretogranin-2b has protein sequence MVLSHPKFSAGGVMVLVAFLLHMCAVQGASLPRYHRLRGGEGEERRPAAYLPPSSDMIKALEYIESLKQRKDGGREEPTTDYDEVEKFRVLLQLASLQDEGARDRQASPPAQKQDMPAEQLVRALLRTLQDQAGRDSKPAPVAPVNDHRAHRHHSDDAGKPVSAPADYGNFPRPHKKYPLMFEDEENRDAYKRATEDLEEQYTPQSLANLRSIFDELGRMSTTTDQKRDVFQDDDDDDEDMFSLRNLAYEDVAGGEEWVPMEEKVETEEVVNGSHEEFDRGLGETSDEQEEVEGEGIQRRATQDDHPDDDTKLVDYYLLKILEMSDQSQKRDNKKRLIRPSLVDPRTLNELLEMSLKLHIPPNELIDMLITEEMRKLDRQPQDTPRYRTNKPRVRYYSRRLPVKAAPEDMDREDFLNIIGVETISNEYPVRRPLKPVAAPARVPAPPVPAVAKAPPAPAKTPSSSGRRENLFLSELNKMPLKRQSDDDEDDEVDEDEVFLAAKILTRYPNSITKRDTQSQANGQFPYELYEQAMKDYFDQADVEKSTPAKRDAETSMEALEKPTEIQMKDEIAEGTAAPQKDDGKELHGKPIGGM, from the coding sequence ATGGTGTTGTCACACCCCAAATTCTCCGCGGGTGGAGTTATGGTCCTCGTTGCCTTTCTCCTCCATATGTGCGCCGTCCAGGGTGCGTCTCTCCCCCGCTACCACAGGCTCAGGGGCGGAGAAGGTGAGGAAAGGCGCCCTGCTGCCTACCTCCCACCCAGTTCCGATATGATCAAAGCCCTTGAGTATATTGAAAGCCTAAAGCAGCGCAAGGACGGGGGACGTGAGGAACCCACAACCGACTACGACGAAGTGGAAAAGTTCCGCGTTCTGCTCCAGCTGGCCTCGCTCCAGGACGAGGGCGCGCGAGACCGACAAGCATCCCCACCCGCTCAGAAACAGGACATGCCGGCAGAGCAGCTAGTGCGAGCCCTGCTCAGGACCCTTCAAGACCAAGCCGGTCGAGATTCCAAACCAGCTCCGGTCGCACCCGTTAACGACCACCGCGCGCACAGGCACCACTCAGATGACGCAGGCAAGCCCGTAAGCGCACCTGCGGATTACGGCAACTTCCCTAGGCCACACAAAAAGTACCCGCTGATGTTCGAAGACGAGGAGAACCGCGACGCGTACAAACGGGCCACGGAAGACCTGGAGGAGCAGTATACCCCTCAAAGCCTTGCCAACCTGCGCTCCATCTTCGACGAGCTGGGCCGCATGTCCACCACCACCGACCAGAAGAGAGACGTGTTCCAGgacgacgacgatgatgacgaaGACATGTTCAGTTTGAGGAACCTGGCCTACGAGGACGTGGCCGGCGGTGAGGAGTGGGTTCccatggaggagaaggtggagacggaggaggtGGTCAACGGGAGCCACGAAGAATTCGACCGAGGGCTGGGGGAGACCTCAGATGAACAAGAGGAGGTCGAGGGAGAAGGCATTCAACGCCGGGCAACTCAGGACGATCATCCCGATGACGATACGAAACTGGTGGATTACTACCTGTTGAAGATCCTCGAGATGAGTGACCAGAGCCAGAAGAGGGATAACAAAAAGAGACTGATCCGCCCCTCTCTGGTCGATCCCCGAACGCTGAATGAACTCCTGGAGATGTCACTGAAGCTCCATATCCCCCCTAACGAGCTCATTGACATGCTGATCACGGAAGAGATGAGGAAACTCGACCGTCAGCCCCAAGATACACCCCGCTACAGGACCAACAAGCCAAGGGTCCGTTATTACAGCCGGAGGCTACCAGTTAAAGCTGCACCCGAGGACATGGACAGAGAGGACTTCCTGAACATCATCGGCGTAGAGACCATCAGCAATGAATATCCCGTGAGGAGACCGCTCAAACCCGTCGCTGCCCCGGCCAGAGTTCCTGCACCCCCCGTCCCGGCTGTGGCTAAAGCGCCGCCTGCCCCAGCAAAAACTCCATCGTCTTCTGGCCGACGGGAAAACTTATTCCTATCTGAGCTTAACAAGATGCCACTGAAAAGACAGTCCGACGACGACGAAGACGACGAAGTAGATGAAGACGAGGTGTTTCTGGCAGCCAAAATACTAACACGGTATCCAAATTCCATCACCAAGCGCGACACTCAGTCTCAGGCAAACGGACAGTTTCCCTATGAGTTGTACGAACAGGCGATGAAAGATTACTTCGACCAAGCAGACGTTGAAAAGAGCACTCCCGCGAAGAGAGATGCCGAAACGTCCATGGAGGCGTTGGAGAAGCCCACGGAGATACAGATGAAAGACGAGATCGCTGAGGGAACTGCTGCCCCTCAGAAAGACGACGGGAAGGAACTCCACGGAAAACCTATTGGAGGAATGTAG
- the LOC136958481 gene encoding AP-1 complex subunit sigma-3-like isoform X2 → MMRFLLLFSRQGKLRLQKWFVTIAEREKKKVIRDMTSMVLARKPRSCNFLHWRDLKIVYKRYASLYFCIGLEDQENELLGLEVLHRYVELLDQYFGSVCELDIIFNFEKAYFILDEFLMGGEIQETSKQIVARAIESSDMLQETMEEYMSKPAF, encoded by the exons ATG atgcGCTTCCTATTGCTCTTCAGTCGCCAGGGAAAGCTGCGGCTGCAGAAGTGGTTTGTGACCATAGCGGAGCGCGAGAAGAAAAAGGTCATCCGAGACATGACCTCCATGGTGCTGGCACGGAAGCCACGCTCCTGCAACTTCCTCCACTGGAGAGACCTGAAGATTGTTTACAAGAG GTATGCCAGTCTGTATTTCTGCATCGGTCTGGAAGACCAGGAGAATGAGCTGCTAGGCCTGGAAGTGCTGCATCGCTACGTGGAGCTGCTGGACCAGTACTTTGGCAGC gtgtgtgagCTAGACATAATCTTCAACTTTGAGAAGGCCTACTTCATCCTCGATGAGTTCCTGATGGGCGGGGAGATCCAGGAGACATCCAAGCAGATAGTGGCTCGCGCCATCGAATCCTCAGACATGCTGCAAGAg ACAATGGAGGAGTACATGAGCAAACCTGCTTTTTAG
- the LOC136958481 gene encoding AP-1 complex subunit sigma-2-like isoform X1 — translation MMRFLLLFSRQGKLRLQKWFVTIAEREKKKVIRDMTSMVLARKPRSCNFLHWRDLKIVYKRYASLYFCIGLEDQENELLGLEVLHRYVELLDQYFGSVCELDIIFNFEKAYFILDEFLMGGEIQETSKQIVARAIESSDMLQEVDSSDSDWVEVELFGWP, via the exons ATG atgcGCTTCCTATTGCTCTTCAGTCGCCAGGGAAAGCTGCGGCTGCAGAAGTGGTTTGTGACCATAGCGGAGCGCGAGAAGAAAAAGGTCATCCGAGACATGACCTCCATGGTGCTGGCACGGAAGCCACGCTCCTGCAACTTCCTCCACTGGAGAGACCTGAAGATTGTTTACAAGAG GTATGCCAGTCTGTATTTCTGCATCGGTCTGGAAGACCAGGAGAATGAGCTGCTAGGCCTGGAAGTGCTGCATCGCTACGTGGAGCTGCTGGACCAGTACTTTGGCAGC gtgtgtgagCTAGACATAATCTTCAACTTTGAGAAGGCCTACTTCATCCTCGATGAGTTCCTGATGGGCGGGGAGATCCAGGAGACATCCAAGCAGATAGTGGCTCGCGCCATCGAATCCTCAGACATGCTGCAAGAg GTGGACAGCAGTGACAGTGATTGGGTTGAGGTGGAGCTGTTTGGATGGCCTTGA
- the LOC136958480 gene encoding dehydrogenase/reductase SDR family member 12-like has protein sequence MITGANSGIGKATAMAIAKKGGTLHIVCRNKDRAEDARADIVKESGNTEVHVHILDMSETRKVWEFAEAFRKQYPSLNVLINNAGCMVNKREVNTEGLEKNFATNTLGVYILTQSLLPLLQKSRDPRVITVSSGGMLVLKLCTDDLQSERTRFDGTMVYAQNKRQQVVLTEYWAKANPAIHFSAMHPGWADTPAVSTAMPQFHQMMGARLRSAEQGADTVVWLALARAAAKTPSGQFFQDRRAVPAHLPLAWTYSTQEEVQMLVSRLDTLARSARPESQSSGSQHSSTPN, from the exons ATGATCACAGGAGCCAACAGCGGCATAGGGAAAGCCACTGCCATGGCCATTGCCAAGAAAG GGGGAACGCTCCACATCGTGTGCAGGAACAAGGACAGAGCTGAGGACGCCAGGGCGGATATTGTCAAGGAGTCTGGCAACACG GAAGTACATGTCCACATTCTGGACATGTCTGAAACGCGTAAGGTGTGGGAGTTTGCAGAGGCCTTCAGGAAGCAGTATCCATCTTTAAACGTGTTG ATCAACAATGCTGGCTGCATGGTGAACAAGAGAGAAGTGAACACAGAGGGACTGGAGAAAAACTTTGCCACCAACACTCtgg GTGTGTACATCCTCACACAGAGCCTACTTCCACTCCTGCAGAAAAGCAGAGACCCGAGAGTG ATCACTGTGTCCTCAGGGGGAATGCTGGTCCTGAAGCTGTGCACAGATGACCTTCAGTCAGAGAGGACTCGCTTCGACGGCACCATGGTCTATGCCCAGAACaag AGACAGCAGGTGGTGCTAACTGAGTATTGGGCCAAAGCCAACCCTGCCATTCACTTCTCTGCCATGCACCCAGGCTGGGCCGATACTCCAG CTGTTTCCACGGCGATGCCTCAGTTCCACCAGATGATGGGAGCCCGTCTGAGGAGTGCAGAGCAGGGGGCTGACACCGTCGTATGGCTGGCCCTGGCCAGGGCTGCAGCCAAGACTCCCAGCGGGCAGTTCTTCCAAG ACCGCCGCGCTGTGCCAGCCCACCTGCCCCTGGCCTGGACCTACAGCACCCAAGAGGAGGTCCAGATGTTGGTGTCCCGGCTGGACACACTGGCTCGGTCTGCTCGGCCTGAGAGCCAGTCCAGTGGCAGCCAACACTCTTCCACACCAAACTGA
- the LOC136958479 gene encoding cullin-3 isoform X2 yields MSNLKGGTKKDTKMRIRAFPMTMDEKYVNNIWDLLKNAIQEIQRKNNSGLSFEELYRNAYTMVLHKHGEKLYTGLREVVTEHLINKVREDVLNSLNNNFLQTLNQAWNDHQTAMVMIRDILMYMDRVYVQQNNVENVYNLGLIIFRDQVVRYGCIRDHLRQTLLDMIARERKGEVVDRGAIRNACQMLMILGLEGRSVYEEDFEAPFLEMSAEFFQMESQKFLAENSASVYIKKVEARINEEIERVMHCLDKSTEEPIVKVVERELISKHMKTIVEMENSGLVHMLKNGKTEDLGCMYKLFSRVPNGLKTMCECMSSYLREQGKALVSEEGEGKNPVDYIQGLLDLKTRFDRFLLESFNNDRLFKQTIAGDFEYFLNLNSRSPEYLSLFIDDKLKKGVKGLTEQEVETILDKAMVLFRFMQEKDVFERYYKQHLARRLLTNKSVSDDSEKNMISKLKTECGCQFTSKLEGMFRDMSISNTTMDEFRQHLQSTGVSLGGVDLTVRVLTTGYWPTQSATPKCTIPPSPRHAFEVFRRFYLAKHSGRQLTLQHHMGSADLNATFYGPIKKDGSEVGVGGAQVTGSNTRKHILQVSTFQMTILMLFNNREKSTFEEIQQETDIPERELVRALQSLACGKPTQRVLTKEPKSKEIENGHVFTVNDQFTSKLHRVKIQTVAAKQGESDPERKETRQKVDDDRKHEIEAAIVRIMKSRKKMQHNVLVAEVTQQLRARFLPSPVVIKKRIEGLIEREYLARTPEDRKVYTYVA; encoded by the exons ATGTCCAACCTCAAAGGCGGCACCAAGAAGGACACCAAGATGAGGATACGAGCCTTTCCT aTGACAATGGATGAGAAGTACGTCAACAACATCTGGGACCTCTTGAAGAACGCCATCCAGGAGATCCAGAGGAAGAACAACAGTGGCCTGAGCTTCGAGGAGCTGTACAGGAACGCTTACACCATGGTGCTCCACAAGCACGGCGAGAAGCTCTACACGGGCCTGCGCGAGGTCGTCACCGAGCATCTCATCAACAaa GTGCGGGAAGACGTCCTGAATTCGTTAAACAACAACTTCCTGCAGACGTTGAATCAGGCATGGAATGACCACCAGACAGCCATGGTGATGATCAGAGACATACTCATGTACATG gaccGCGTGTACGTGCAGCAGAACAACGTGGAGAACGTCTACAACCTGGGCCTCATCATCTTCAGGGACCAGGTGGTCCGCTACGGCTGCATCCGAGACCACCTCCGGCAGACCCTGCTGGACATGATCGCCCGGGAGAGGAAGGGCGAGGTGGTGGACAG GGGAGCGATCAGAAACGCCTGTCAGATGCTAATGATCCTTGGCTTGGAGGGCCGGTCTGTGTATGAGGAGGATTTCGAGGCGCCTTTCTTAGAAATGTCGGCAGAGTTCTTCCAG atggaGAGCCAGAAGTTCCTGGCGGAGAACAGCGCCAGCGTCTACATCAAGAAGGTGGAGGCCCGCATCAACGAGGAGATCGAGCGGGTGATGCACTGCCTGGACAAGTCCACCGAGGAGCCCATCGTCAAGGTGGTGGAGCGAGAGCTCATCTCCAAACACATGAAGACCATCGTGGAGATGGAGAACTCCGGCCTGGTCCACATGCTCAAGAACGGAAAAACagaag accTGGGCTGCATGTACAAGCTGTTCAGCCGCGTGCCCAACGGACTGAAGACcatgtgtgagtgcatgagCTCCTACCTGAGGGAGCAGGGCAAGGCGCTGGTGTcggaggagggcgagggcaAGAACCCTGTGGACTACATCCAG GGTCTGTTGGACCTGAAGACGCGCTTCGACCGCTTCCTCCTCGAGTCCTTCAACAACGACCGCCTCTTCAAGCAGACCATCGCCGGGGACTTTGAGTACTTCCTCAACCTCAACTCGCGCTCGCCAGAGTACTTGTCGCTCTTCATCGACGACAAGCTCAAGAAGGGCGTCAAAGGG ttgacggagcaggaggtggagacCATCCTGGACAAGGCCATGGTCCTGTTCAGGTTCATGCAGGAGAAGGATGTGTTTGAGCGCTACTACAAGCAGCACCTGGCCCGGAGACTGCTCACCAACAAGAGCGTCTCCGACGACTCGGAGAAGAACATGATCTCCAAGCTCAAG ACGGAGTGCGGCTGTCAGTTCACCTCGAAACTGGAAGGGATGTTCCGGGACATGAGCATCTCCAACACCACCATGGATGAGTTCAGACAGCACCTACAGTCCACGGGG gTGTCCCTAGGAGGAGTCGACCTCACAGTCAGAGTCCTCACCACTGGCTATTGGCCAACACAATCGGCCACGCCCAAATgcaccatccccccctcccccagacacgcCTTTGAGGTGTTCAGAAG GTTCTACCTCGCCAAACACAGCGGCAGGCAGCTCACTCTCCAGCACCACATGGGCTCTGCTGACCTCAACGCCACCTTCTACGGGCCCATCAAGAAG GACGGGTCGGAGGTAGGAGTGGGCGGGGCCCAGGTGACGGGCTCCAACACCAGGAAGCACATACTGCAGGTGTCCACCTTCCAGATGACCATCCTCATGCTGTTCAACAACCGGGAGAAGTCCACCTTCGAG gagaTCCAGCAGGAGACAGACATCCCCGAGCGGGAGCTGGTGCGGGCGCTGCAGTCCCTGGCCTGCGGGAAGCCCACCCAGCGCGTCCTCACCAAGGAGCCCAAGTCCAAGGAGATCGAGAACGGCCACGTGTTTACAGTCAACGATCAGTTTACCTCCAAGCTGCACAGAGTCAAAATACAGACAG tggCCGCGAAGCAGGGGGAGTCGGACCCCGAGAGGAAGGAGACTCGGCAGAAGGTGGACGACGACAGGAAGCACGAGATCGAGGCGGCCATCGTCCGCATCATGAAGTCCAGGAAGAAGATGCAGCACAACGTCCTGGTCGCAGAG GTGACCCAGCAGCTACGCGCTCGCTTCCTGCCCAGCCCCGTGGTCATCAAGAAGCGCATAGAGGGACTAATAGAGAGAGAATACCTGGCACGGACACCAGAGGACCGCAAAGTCTACACCTACGTAGCATAA
- the LOC136958479 gene encoding cullin-3 isoform X1, with amino-acid sequence MSNLKGGTKKDTKMRIRAFPMTMDEKYVNNIWDLLKNAIQEIQRKNNSGLSFEELYRNAYTMVLHKHGEKLYTGLREVVTEHLINKVREDVLNSLNNNFLQTLNQAWNDHQTAMVMIRDILMYMDRVYVQQNNVENVYNLGLIIFRDQVVRYGCIRDHLRQTLLDMIARERKGEVVDRGAIRNACQMLMILGLEGRSVYEEDFEAPFLEMSAEFFQMESQKFLAENSASVYIKKVEARINEEIERVMHCLDKSTEEPIVKVVERELISKHMKTIVEMENSGLVHMLKNGKTEDLGCMYKLFSRVPNGLKTMCECMSSYLREQGKALVSEEGEGKNPVDYIQGLLDLKTRFDRFLLESFNNDRLFKQTIAGDFEYFLNLNSRSPEYLSLFIDDKLKKGVKGLTEQEVETILDKAMVLFRFMQEKDVFERYYKQHLARRLLTNKSVSDDSEKNMISKLKTECGCQFTSKLEGMFRDMSISNTTMDEFRQHLQSTGVSLGGVDLTVRVLTTGYWPTQSATPKCTIPPSPRHAFEVFRRFYLAKHSGRQLTLQHHMGSADLNATFYGPIKKEDGSEVGVGGAQVTGSNTRKHILQVSTFQMTILMLFNNREKSTFEEIQQETDIPERELVRALQSLACGKPTQRVLTKEPKSKEIENGHVFTVNDQFTSKLHRVKIQTVAAKQGESDPERKETRQKVDDDRKHEIEAAIVRIMKSRKKMQHNVLVAEVTQQLRARFLPSPVVIKKRIEGLIEREYLARTPEDRKVYTYVA; translated from the exons ATGTCCAACCTCAAAGGCGGCACCAAGAAGGACACCAAGATGAGGATACGAGCCTTTCCT aTGACAATGGATGAGAAGTACGTCAACAACATCTGGGACCTCTTGAAGAACGCCATCCAGGAGATCCAGAGGAAGAACAACAGTGGCCTGAGCTTCGAGGAGCTGTACAGGAACGCTTACACCATGGTGCTCCACAAGCACGGCGAGAAGCTCTACACGGGCCTGCGCGAGGTCGTCACCGAGCATCTCATCAACAaa GTGCGGGAAGACGTCCTGAATTCGTTAAACAACAACTTCCTGCAGACGTTGAATCAGGCATGGAATGACCACCAGACAGCCATGGTGATGATCAGAGACATACTCATGTACATG gaccGCGTGTACGTGCAGCAGAACAACGTGGAGAACGTCTACAACCTGGGCCTCATCATCTTCAGGGACCAGGTGGTCCGCTACGGCTGCATCCGAGACCACCTCCGGCAGACCCTGCTGGACATGATCGCCCGGGAGAGGAAGGGCGAGGTGGTGGACAG GGGAGCGATCAGAAACGCCTGTCAGATGCTAATGATCCTTGGCTTGGAGGGCCGGTCTGTGTATGAGGAGGATTTCGAGGCGCCTTTCTTAGAAATGTCGGCAGAGTTCTTCCAG atggaGAGCCAGAAGTTCCTGGCGGAGAACAGCGCCAGCGTCTACATCAAGAAGGTGGAGGCCCGCATCAACGAGGAGATCGAGCGGGTGATGCACTGCCTGGACAAGTCCACCGAGGAGCCCATCGTCAAGGTGGTGGAGCGAGAGCTCATCTCCAAACACATGAAGACCATCGTGGAGATGGAGAACTCCGGCCTGGTCCACATGCTCAAGAACGGAAAAACagaag accTGGGCTGCATGTACAAGCTGTTCAGCCGCGTGCCCAACGGACTGAAGACcatgtgtgagtgcatgagCTCCTACCTGAGGGAGCAGGGCAAGGCGCTGGTGTcggaggagggcgagggcaAGAACCCTGTGGACTACATCCAG GGTCTGTTGGACCTGAAGACGCGCTTCGACCGCTTCCTCCTCGAGTCCTTCAACAACGACCGCCTCTTCAAGCAGACCATCGCCGGGGACTTTGAGTACTTCCTCAACCTCAACTCGCGCTCGCCAGAGTACTTGTCGCTCTTCATCGACGACAAGCTCAAGAAGGGCGTCAAAGGG ttgacggagcaggaggtggagacCATCCTGGACAAGGCCATGGTCCTGTTCAGGTTCATGCAGGAGAAGGATGTGTTTGAGCGCTACTACAAGCAGCACCTGGCCCGGAGACTGCTCACCAACAAGAGCGTCTCCGACGACTCGGAGAAGAACATGATCTCCAAGCTCAAG ACGGAGTGCGGCTGTCAGTTCACCTCGAAACTGGAAGGGATGTTCCGGGACATGAGCATCTCCAACACCACCATGGATGAGTTCAGACAGCACCTACAGTCCACGGGG gTGTCCCTAGGAGGAGTCGACCTCACAGTCAGAGTCCTCACCACTGGCTATTGGCCAACACAATCGGCCACGCCCAAATgcaccatccccccctcccccagacacgcCTTTGAGGTGTTCAGAAG GTTCTACCTCGCCAAACACAGCGGCAGGCAGCTCACTCTCCAGCACCACATGGGCTCTGCTGACCTCAACGCCACCTTCTACGGGCCCATCAAGAAG GAGGACGGGTCGGAGGTAGGAGTGGGCGGGGCCCAGGTGACGGGCTCCAACACCAGGAAGCACATACTGCAGGTGTCCACCTTCCAGATGACCATCCTCATGCTGTTCAACAACCGGGAGAAGTCCACCTTCGAG gagaTCCAGCAGGAGACAGACATCCCCGAGCGGGAGCTGGTGCGGGCGCTGCAGTCCCTGGCCTGCGGGAAGCCCACCCAGCGCGTCCTCACCAAGGAGCCCAAGTCCAAGGAGATCGAGAACGGCCACGTGTTTACAGTCAACGATCAGTTTACCTCCAAGCTGCACAGAGTCAAAATACAGACAG tggCCGCGAAGCAGGGGGAGTCGGACCCCGAGAGGAAGGAGACTCGGCAGAAGGTGGACGACGACAGGAAGCACGAGATCGAGGCGGCCATCGTCCGCATCATGAAGTCCAGGAAGAAGATGCAGCACAACGTCCTGGTCGCAGAG GTGACCCAGCAGCTACGCGCTCGCTTCCTGCCCAGCCCCGTGGTCATCAAGAAGCGCATAGAGGGACTAATAGAGAGAGAATACCTGGCACGGACACCAGAGGACCGCAAAGTCTACACCTACGTAGCATAA